The Dokdonia donghaensis DSW-1 DNA window CCGTTTACAATACCTAGTATACGGTGACGTGTAGTTTGTGCTTTTGAGGTAATGATACTTAGGCGCTCACCCACAAAGGCATTCATAAGCGTACTTTTACCCACATTTGGGTTTCCTATAATATTTACAAATCCGGCTTTGTGCGACATAGTGTTTCTTTTAGGCAAAGATACTTTAAATAGTACGTTTGCCTTTATGGATATAAAGAGTTATTAATTATGCAAATGATGTGTGGTTATGGGAGGTATTACGCTTTCGCGAAAGCGTACTAATTACGATCTAGGTTTTGCCAGGGCTCTGTCATATAACACGATGCTCCCAGCCACTGCAACATTAAGGCTTAGGGTAGAAGAGAACTTTACAAGAAAGTGAGATCTATCTATCGCTTCACGTGTAAGGCCGTGATCTTCTGCCCCTAGTAAATAAACACAGCGCCTGGGGTGCTCAAAAGTCTCTAGCGGTTGTGCACGCTCATCTAGCTCTACACCTACAATGCGAGCACCTTTAGGTAAGTGGTTAAAAAAGTCATCAAAATTATCATAATGATAATAAGGCATCGCACTTACAGCATTATGTGTATCACTAGCCTGCTTTGCATATCTATTACCTATAGTAAAAATGAAACTAGCACCTAGGTTTTGAGCAGATCGCCACAAGACACCCAGATTTTCTGGTGTTTTACCATTCTGGATACCTATCCCAAAAAACTCATTTGTAAAATTATCTGGCTGCATATATATGAGACTATGATATAAATAAAAAAGAGACCATCATAGCTGAGGCCTCTTTTATTTTACATACTATCTGGTCTACCCTTCAAGCGTTTTTCGATCTTCTTTTTCTTTTCTGTGAGACGCTTCATTGCATCCATTATTTCAGAGTCCTTAGTCTCTTTAAAAATCTCATTCAGTGCAAGAATGAGGCGTTTTGCTTCTCTTGAAGCTGCAACGCGATCACTGGTGGACATATTGCTCATTGAAGCATTCTCAAAAGCCACCGCTTCTTCCATTAATTTCATACAGTATTTCAAATTTTGGCGAATGTAATGTAACTCACCATATTATACAAGATTTACCTATAAATACTTACACTACTCGTATTTAAATAATTGATAATGAAGCACAAAAGGCACGAAAAGTCCTACTTTCGCGGTTAATTAATAGGCTTTTTTACAAAAAGGTAATACCCATTTATTAGCAATATCGCAACATTAGTTACGATTACTGGTATACTTGACAACAATACTCCATACACCACAAAAAATGCACAACCCACTGAGTTTACAATACGTAGTGTACGTATATCTTTAAACAAAAATGACAACAGCACAAATAAACTGGCTAGATAACCGATAATTTCGGTAGGATTAATTTCCATAATACTTGTTTTTAATTTTTTGACACTCTTAAGCTCTCATAATTTATTTCATATCACAAATCATCTAGCGCTTCAAGAACAACAATGTTATTGCATAAAAAAAGTCTCAACTTG harbors:
- a CDS encoding YgjV family protein, coding for MEINPTEIIGYLASLFVLLSFLFKDIRTLRIVNSVGCAFFVVYGVLLSSIPVIVTNVAILLINGYYLFVKKPIN
- a CDS encoding RNA methyltransferase — its product is MQPDNFTNEFFGIGIQNGKTPENLGVLWRSAQNLGASFIFTIGNRYAKQASDTHNAVSAMPYYHYDNFDDFFNHLPKGARIVGVELDERAQPLETFEHPRRCVYLLGAEDHGLTREAIDRSHFLVKFSSTLSLNVAVAGSIVLYDRALAKPRS